In Penicillium oxalicum strain HP7-1 chromosome VII, whole genome shotgun sequence, one DNA window encodes the following:
- a CDS encoding Mannitol 2-dehydrogenase, producing MAPLKLNNANLAQIATAGESHVKVPNYKRGDAVKEGIVHIGVGGFHRAHLAVYVDQLMQKHDVNDYAICGVGLQPFDAGMRDALGSQDHLYTVIERSAQGSFANVVGSINSYLFAPDNREAVIAKMAHPDTHIVSLTITESGYYYNENTHELQSENADIQHDLDPANDKCPRTTFGFLYAALVRRRKQGLKPFTVMSCDNMLKNGSITRHMLESFARLRDPDMAKWISEEGGFPNAMVDRITPQTAPSDKAALAEHFGIEDSWPVVTEPFMQWVIEDKFSDGRPPFEKVGVQVVTDVHDVEQFEKHKLRLLNGSHSAIGYPGQLAGFKYVHEVMENELFRKFVWQYMQEEVKPLLPEIPGVNIDEYCKTLMERFSNPTIMDQLPRVALNASGKIPQFIMPSIAEQIWVSGPFRRLCFIAAAWFHYLNGVDDNGNQFEIDDPMREELQAKARAGGSKPHELLSIRNLFGDDLRNDKRFIQEITTAMEDIKRDGIMKTLPKYID from the coding sequence ATGGCGCCACTCAAGCTGAACAACGCCAATCTGGCCCAGATCGCGACCGCGGGCGAGTCCCATGTCAAGGTCCCCAACTACAAGCGCGGCGACGCGGTCAAGGAGGGTATCGTTCACATCGGTGTCGGTGGTTTCCACCGGGCACACTTGGCTGTCTACGTTGACCAGCTGATGCAAAAGCATGACGTGAACGACTACGCCATCTGCGGAGTCGGCCTGCAGCCGTTCGATGCTGGCATGCGTGATGCGCTTGGCTCCCAAGATCATCTCTACACTGTCATTGAGCGATCTGCTCAGGGCAGCTTTGCCAACGTGGTTGGCAGCATCAACTCCTACCTTTTCGCTCCCGACAACCGCGAGGCCGTCATTGCCAAGATGGCCCACCCTGATACCCACATTGTTTccctcaccatcaccgaAAGTGGTTACTACTACAACGAGAACACTCACGAGCTCCAAAGCGAGAACGCTGACATTCAACACGATCTCGACCCCGCCAACGACAAGTGCCCCCGCACCACCTTCGGCTTCCTCTACGCGGCGCTGGTTCGCCGCCGCAAGCAAGGCCTCAAGCCATTCACCGTCATGTCTTGCGACAACATGTTGAAGAATGGCTCCATCACCCGCCACATGCTCGAGTCCTTTGCCCGTCTTCGCGATCCCGACATGGCCAAGTGGATTTCCGAGGAGGGTGGCTTCCCCAATGCCATGGTGGACCGCATCACCCCTCAGACTGCCCCCTCCGACAAGGCGGCTCTTGCCGAGCACTTTGGCATTGAGGACTCGTGGCCCGTCGTGACCGAGCCATTCATGCAGTGGGTCATCGAAGACAAGTTCTCCGATGGCCGCCCTCCCTTCGAGAAGGTTGGCGTTCAGGTCGTCACGGACGTCCACGATGTCGAGCAATTCGAGAAGCACAAGCTGCGCCTGCTGAACGGCAGTCACTCTGCCATCGGCTACCCTGGCCAGCTGGCCGGCTTCAAGTACGTTCATGAGGTCATGGAGAACGAGCTGTTCCGCAAGTTTGTGTGGCAGTACATGCAGGAAGAGGTCAAGCCTCTGCTCCCCGAGATCCCCGGTGTCAACATTGACGAATACTGCAAAACTCTCATGGAGCGCTTCTCCAACCCCACCATTATGGACCAGCTGCCTCGTGTTGCCCTGAACGCCTCCGGCAAGATCCCTCAATTCATCATGCCCTCGATCGCCGAACAGATCTGGGTGTCTGGTCCTTTCCGCCGCCTGTGCTTCATTGCTGCTGCCTGGTTCCACTACCTCAACGGCGTGGATGACAACGGCAACCAGTTTGAGATTGACGATCCCATGCGTGAGGAGCTGCAAGCCAAGGCCCGTGCCGGTGGTTCCAAGCCCCACGAGCTGCTGAGTATCCGCAACCTCTTTGGTGACGATCTCCGTAATGACAAGCGTTTCATTCAGGAGATAACCACCGCCATGGAGGACATCAAGCGGGATGGCATCATGAAGACTCTTCCCAAGTACATTGACTAA